In one Bacillus thuringiensis genomic region, the following are encoded:
- the uvrB gene encoding excinuclease ABC subunit B, whose amino-acid sequence MERQFEIVSAYSPQGDQPVAIEKLVEGINSGKKKQVLLGATGTGKTFTISNVIKEVQKPTLVMAHNKTLAGQLYSELKDFFPNNAVEYFVSYYDYYQPEAYVPQTDTFIEKDAQINDEIDKLRHSATSALFERDDVIIVASVSCIYGLGSPEEYRELVVSLRVGMEKDRNQLLRELVDVQYGRNDIDFKRGTFRVRGDVVEIFPASLDEHCIRIEFFGDEIDRIREVNALTGEVLAERDHVAIFPASHFVTREEKMKVAIENIEKELEERLKELNDNGKLLEAQRIEQRTRYDLEMMREMGFCSGIENYSRHLTLRPAGATPYTLLDYFPEDFLIVMDESHVSVPQVRAMYNGDQARKQVLVDHGFRLPSALDNRPLMFDEFEEKTNQVIYVSATPGPYELEQSPEVIEQIIRPTGLLDPPIDIRPIEGQIDDLLGEIQDRIAKNERVLITTLTKKMSEDLTDYLKDVGIKVNYLHSEIKTLERIEIIRDLRLGKFDVLVGINLLREGLDIPEVSLVAILDADKEGFLRSERSLIQTIGRAARNENGRVIMYADRITKSMGIAIEETKRRRSIQEAYNEEHGITPKTIQKGVRDVIRATTAAEETETYEATPAKKMTKKEREKTIAKMEAEMKEAAKALDFERAAELRDLLLELKAEG is encoded by the coding sequence TTGGAACGTCAATTTGAAATTGTCTCAGCGTATTCCCCGCAAGGTGATCAGCCGGTAGCTATAGAGAAGCTTGTAGAGGGAATTAATAGTGGAAAGAAAAAGCAAGTGTTGCTTGGAGCGACAGGAACGGGTAAGACATTTACGATTTCAAATGTCATTAAAGAAGTGCAAAAGCCAACACTTGTTATGGCTCATAATAAAACGTTAGCAGGGCAGTTATATAGTGAGTTGAAAGACTTTTTCCCGAATAATGCAGTTGAATATTTTGTTAGTTACTACGATTATTACCAGCCAGAAGCGTATGTACCACAAACAGATACGTTTATTGAAAAGGATGCGCAGATTAATGATGAAATTGATAAATTGCGTCACTCGGCAACGTCTGCATTATTTGAACGGGACGATGTAATTATCGTTGCGAGTGTTTCGTGTATATATGGCTTAGGTTCTCCAGAAGAATACCGCGAGTTAGTTGTTTCGCTTCGAGTTGGTATGGAAAAAGACCGCAATCAATTGCTTCGTGAACTTGTTGATGTACAGTATGGACGTAATGATATTGATTTCAAGCGTGGTACATTCCGTGTGCGCGGAGATGTAGTTGAAATCTTCCCAGCATCACTTGATGAGCATTGTATTCGAATTGAGTTTTTCGGTGATGAAATCGATCGTATTCGTGAAGTAAATGCGTTAACAGGTGAAGTATTAGCAGAACGTGATCATGTAGCAATCTTCCCAGCATCTCACTTCGTTACACGTGAAGAGAAAATGAAGGTCGCTATTGAAAATATCGAAAAAGAATTAGAAGAGCGTTTAAAGGAATTAAATGATAATGGTAAGTTGTTAGAAGCGCAGCGTATAGAACAGCGTACACGTTATGATTTAGAAATGATGCGTGAGATGGGCTTTTGTTCAGGCATTGAAAACTATTCCCGCCATTTAACGCTTCGACCAGCAGGGGCAACACCGTATACGTTATTAGATTATTTCCCTGAAGATTTCTTAATTGTCATGGATGAGTCGCACGTATCAGTACCGCAAGTAAGAGCGATGTATAACGGTGACCAAGCACGTAAGCAAGTGCTTGTGGATCATGGATTCCGTCTGCCATCGGCTTTAGATAATAGACCGCTTATGTTTGATGAGTTTGAAGAGAAAACAAATCAAGTTATTTATGTTTCAGCAACGCCAGGACCGTACGAGTTAGAGCAGTCGCCAGAAGTAATAGAGCAAATTATTCGTCCAACAGGGCTTTTAGATCCACCAATTGATATACGACCAATTGAAGGTCAAATTGATGATTTATTAGGAGAAATTCAAGATCGTATTGCAAAAAATGAGCGTGTATTAATTACGACTTTAACGAAGAAGATGTCAGAGGATTTAACGGATTACTTAAAAGATGTAGGAATTAAAGTGAACTATCTTCACTCTGAAATTAAAACGTTAGAACGTATTGAAATTATTCGTGATCTTCGCCTTGGTAAGTTTGATGTACTTGTCGGTATTAACTTATTACGAGAAGGATTAGATATTCCAGAAGTATCACTTGTCGCTATTTTAGATGCTGATAAGGAAGGGTTCTTACGTTCAGAGCGTTCATTAATTCAAACAATCGGTCGTGCCGCACGTAATGAAAACGGCCGCGTTATTATGTATGCAGATCGTATAACGAAATCTATGGGAATTGCGATTGAAGAAACGAAGCGTCGTCGTAGTATACAAGAAGCTTACAATGAAGAGCATGGTATTACGCCGAAAACGATTCAAAAAGGCGTTCGTGATGTTATCCGTGCAACGACAGCTGCTGAAGAAACGGAAACGTATGAAGCAACGCCAGCTAAGAAGATGACGAAAAAAGAGCGCGAAAAGACAATTGCGAAGATGGAAGCAGAGATGAAAGAAGCAGCAAAAGCGTTAGACTTCGAGCGTGCAGCTGAACTAAGAGATTTACTATTAGAATTAAAAGCGGAAGGGTGA
- a CDS encoding DUF4362 domain-containing protein, which yields MKIGKRTIYIYLFLFSLVACSPSNTTINKKNDVIVKGTRISNLDKFEQFVWNVEQGKVDEIRIVQYTEEDDPVFQTLEHSGKDIHYVLDSRQDKFAGEDKRLYKDSCKRIVKEQCESQTAYRLIDCVNENGRNGYDLVYVPKK from the coding sequence ATAAAAATAGGAAAAAGAACCATTTATATATATCTATTTCTCTTTAGTTTAGTAGCATGTTCACCATCTAACACTACAATTAACAAGAAGAATGATGTCATTGTAAAGGGAACCAGGATTTCCAATCTAGATAAATTCGAGCAGTTCGTTTGGAATGTGGAACAAGGGAAAGTTGATGAAATAAGAATTGTACAGTATACCGAAGAAGATGACCCGGTTTTTCAAACATTAGAGCATAGTGGGAAAGATATACATTATGTGTTAGATAGTAGACAAGACAAATTTGCTGGTGAGGATAAGAGGTTATATAAAGATAGCTGTAAAAGGATTGTTAAAGAGCAGTGTGAATCGCAAACGGCTTATAGGTTAATAGACTGTGTGAATGAAAATGGGCGCAATGGATATGACTTAGTATATGTACCTAAAAAATAG
- a CDS encoding MerR family transcriptional regulator has product MVVISIQQLTKETGVTVRTLRYYDQIDLLKPSGKTEGGHRLYSENDVIRLQQILFLKEMGFSLKESANMLVKGELNLKDLLEKQLRFVQEEQKKFNRMERVLQAVVYSVDVEGELDWKVMFELIQLSKQSSRIREIFQNEVFSKEEQKLLHNLPNMSEQDPNVLEWVDVLKQLRTFMKYGKEVASDEVQRATKRLMQKCLEMANGDEAFLDKLWEVRKSKEDSQKMSMYPIEEEFLLYMDEAFRIYDEKEKGK; this is encoded by the coding sequence ATGGTAGTGATTTCAATACAACAATTGACGAAAGAAACAGGGGTAACAGTACGTACATTACGTTATTATGATCAAATAGATTTATTAAAGCCGAGCGGGAAAACAGAAGGCGGGCATCGGTTATATAGTGAAAATGACGTTATTCGTTTGCAACAAATTTTATTTTTAAAGGAAATGGGATTTTCATTAAAAGAGTCTGCGAATATGTTAGTAAAAGGTGAGCTTAATTTAAAGGATTTGCTTGAAAAACAACTTCGATTTGTACAGGAAGAACAAAAGAAGTTTAATCGAATGGAGCGTGTTTTACAAGCTGTTGTTTATTCGGTAGATGTAGAGGGAGAACTTGATTGGAAAGTTATGTTTGAACTGATTCAGCTTTCAAAACAGTCTTCTCGTATACGTGAAATATTTCAAAATGAAGTGTTTTCAAAGGAAGAACAAAAATTGCTTCATAATTTGCCAAATATGAGTGAACAAGATCCGAATGTTTTAGAGTGGGTAGATGTATTAAAGCAATTACGCACTTTTATGAAATACGGCAAAGAAGTCGCGAGTGATGAGGTACAAAGGGCAACGAAGAGATTAATGCAGAAGTGTTTAGAAATGGCCAATGGTGATGAAGCATTTTTAGATAAGTTATGGGAAGTTAGAAAATCGAAGGAAGATTCACAGAAAATGAGCATGTATCCAATTGAAGAAGAATTTTTATTATATATGGATGAAGCTTTTCGTATATATGATGAAAAGGAGAAGGGTAAATGA
- a CDS encoding helix-turn-helix transcriptional regulator produces the protein MGVKNKIKELRKQNHITQVEMAKAMQVTRQTIVAIENHHYNPSLELSLKIAKYFGVKVEEIFTLE, from the coding sequence ATGGGTGTGAAAAATAAAATAAAAGAATTAAGAAAGCAAAATCATATAACACAAGTTGAAATGGCAAAGGCGATGCAGGTGACGCGGCAGACGATCGTGGCGATTGAAAATCATCATTACAACCCGAGTCTAGAGCTATCCTTAAAAATCGCCAAATATTTTGGAGTGAAGGTGGAGGAAATCTTTACGCTGGAGTAA
- a CDS encoding YeiH family protein, translated as MEQTLVIQKKKGFGFSQGIGITLLIAIAAKYLAELPFLNIMGQLVIAILIGMVWRAAIGVPHDAIAGTNFASKKLLRFGIILLGMRLNLVDIAKAGPKVLVIAAVVITFTIFVVYGLTKVFKVEKKLGILTACGTAICGAAAVVAIAPQVKAKDDETAVGAAIIAILGTIFTLIYTLLYPVLGLSPYGYGVFSGATLHEIAHVIAAAAPGGSPAVDIAVIVKLTRVAMLVPVAILIGLWFGKSEGSKEKRSWRDLPIPWFIFGFLAMSAVHSLGIIPEVVAGYIVVIAYMLIAMAMAGLGLNVEFKTFRKLGSKAFVAGLIGSICLSVLGYVLVYALGFM; from the coding sequence GTGGAACAAACACTTGTTATACAAAAGAAGAAGGGCTTTGGATTTTCGCAAGGAATTGGGATTACATTATTAATCGCAATTGCCGCGAAGTATTTAGCAGAGCTTCCATTTTTAAATATTATGGGACAATTAGTAATTGCTATTCTAATTGGGATGGTTTGGCGCGCTGCAATTGGAGTTCCTCACGATGCGATTGCAGGAACGAACTTTGCGAGTAAGAAGTTGCTGCGCTTTGGAATCATCTTACTTGGAATGCGATTAAATCTTGTTGATATTGCGAAGGCGGGACCGAAAGTATTGGTCATCGCGGCGGTTGTTATTACATTTACTATTTTTGTTGTATACGGATTAACGAAAGTATTTAAAGTAGAAAAGAAACTTGGAATTTTAACTGCATGCGGTACGGCAATTTGCGGCGCAGCCGCGGTCGTGGCAATTGCACCGCAAGTGAAAGCAAAAGATGACGAAACGGCAGTTGGAGCAGCAATCATCGCAATTTTAGGTACTATATTTACGCTTATTTATACGTTATTATATCCAGTGCTTGGTTTATCTCCGTACGGTTACGGTGTATTCTCAGGTGCGACGCTTCACGAAATCGCTCATGTCATCGCAGCTGCGGCGCCAGGAGGAAGCCCGGCTGTAGACATCGCAGTTATCGTGAAACTAACGCGCGTTGCAATGCTTGTACCAGTAGCGATTTTAATCGGATTATGGTTTGGTAAGAGCGAGGGAAGCAAGGAAAAAAGATCGTGGCGCGACCTTCCAATTCCGTGGTTCATCTTCGGGTTTTTAGCAATGAGTGCAGTGCATTCGCTCGGGATTATTCCAGAAGTAGTTGCGGGATATATTGTTGTCATTGCTTATATGCTAATCGCAATGGCGATGGCAGGGCTCGGTTTAAATGTAGAGTTTAAAACATTCCGTAAATTAGGAAGTAAAGCATTCGTGGCAGGGCTGATTGGCTCGATTTGCTTATCGGTTCTTGGATACGTTCTTGTATATGCGTTAGGATTTATGTAG
- a CDS encoding LysR family transcriptional regulator, which yields MNVDILKIFVTVVEQKHFSRAAELLNLSQPGVSMHIRNLENEFGTTLIQRSPKHVQVTEAGNILYIHAKQMLSLYEDAKQEINELHNVVTGTLRIGASFTIGEYLLPKILANYANENPHVEVHTFISNTEEVLQSLRSNQIDIGLVEGQVVYADVDVETFMQDEMKLVVPPNHPLLRTNEINESTLQDQVWVLRESGSGTRAYSDRFIHQHHLKMKRFFTFSSIQSVKEAVSAGLGIAILSDWTVRKELLAKELFHVEVPNEQLIRPFSIVRGKYFIPSKAIQVFLNHVGSFAKKQS from the coding sequence ATGAACGTAGACATTTTAAAAATTTTTGTTACTGTCGTTGAACAGAAACACTTCTCCCGTGCAGCAGAATTATTAAACCTTTCACAGCCTGGCGTAAGTATGCATATACGCAACTTAGAAAACGAATTTGGCACTACGCTTATTCAACGCTCCCCGAAACACGTCCAAGTTACGGAAGCAGGAAACATATTATATATACATGCAAAGCAAATGCTCTCTCTTTACGAAGATGCTAAACAAGAAATTAACGAACTACATAACGTTGTAACAGGAACACTTCGCATTGGTGCTAGTTTTACAATTGGTGAATACTTACTTCCAAAAATATTGGCTAACTATGCGAATGAAAACCCACACGTCGAAGTTCATACTTTCATCTCAAATACAGAAGAGGTTTTGCAGAGCCTTCGTTCTAATCAAATTGATATCGGCTTAGTGGAAGGGCAAGTCGTATACGCTGACGTTGACGTTGAAACATTTATGCAAGATGAAATGAAGCTCGTCGTCCCACCAAATCATCCATTGCTCCGCACAAATGAAATAAATGAAAGCACACTCCAAGATCAAGTATGGGTATTAAGAGAAAGTGGTTCTGGTACACGCGCTTATAGTGATCGCTTTATTCATCAACACCATTTAAAAATGAAACGATTCTTTACATTCAGTAGTATCCAAAGCGTAAAGGAAGCTGTTAGTGCCGGGCTTGGCATCGCTATACTTTCTGATTGGACTGTACGGAAAGAGCTACTAGCAAAAGAACTATTCCACGTCGAAGTTCCAAATGAACAACTCATCCGTCCATTCTCCATCGTACGCGGCAAATATTTCATTCCATCTAAAGCCATTCAAGTGTTCTTAAATCATGTAGGTTCTTTTGCGAAAAAACAGAGTTGA
- a CDS encoding MerR family transcriptional regulator, with protein MRIGELSKETGVSERSIRHYEEKGLLPSKRLANGYRDFNESAIEKVELIQMHLQIGLNLEETARMLRCLSIEPHLYDNPCSSILTLYEDKLNEVTKQISLLSNIQTNLQKHVSLLKQAKEKG; from the coding sequence TTGCGAATTGGAGAATTATCAAAAGAAACTGGCGTTAGCGAAAGATCAATAAGACATTACGAAGAAAAGGGACTACTCCCTTCTAAGCGCCTCGCAAATGGCTACCGTGATTTTAATGAAAGTGCCATCGAAAAAGTGGAGCTTATTCAAATGCACTTACAAATTGGCTTAAATTTAGAAGAGACGGCAAGGATGCTGCGTTGCCTTTCAATTGAACCGCACCTATACGACAATCCGTGCAGCAGCATTCTTACGCTTTATGAAGATAAACTTAATGAAGTAACAAAGCAAATCTCATTACTTTCCAACATCCAAACGAATTTGCAAAAACACGTTTCACTCCTAAAACAAGCAAAAGAAAAGGGATGA
- a CDS encoding flavodoxin family protein, translating to MFVIHGSSRQNGNTEALTHMMIEGIETEQIYLRDHTVYPITDQRHDAEGFQPVNDDYEQLTKRMLEHDTIIFATPLYWYGMSGHMKNFVDRWSQSLRDTSLHFKEKMKGKKMYVVIVGGDNPKLKALPLIAQFQYIFDFVGSSFEGYVIGDANGLNKIKNDAEVLAKAQLYNNKFKNSEQK from the coding sequence ATGTTTGTTATACATGGCAGTTCAAGACAAAACGGAAATACAGAAGCTTTAACACATATGATGATAGAGGGCATTGAAACAGAACAAATTTACTTGCGTGATCATACCGTCTATCCTATTACAGACCAACGTCATGATGCAGAAGGATTCCAACCTGTAAATGATGACTATGAGCAGTTAACGAAACGCATGCTAGAGCACGACACAATTATCTTTGCTACACCATTATATTGGTACGGAATGAGTGGACATATGAAAAACTTTGTTGATCGCTGGTCACAAAGCTTGCGCGATACATCTCTTCATTTCAAAGAAAAAATGAAAGGCAAAAAAATGTATGTTGTCATCGTTGGCGGGGACAATCCAAAGCTAAAAGCATTACCGCTTATTGCTCAATTCCAATATATCTTTGATTTTGTTGGTTCTTCATTTGAAGGTTATGTTATTGGGGATGCGAATGGACTAAATAAAATTAAAAACGATGCTGAGGTGCTGGCAAAAGCACAATTGTATAATAATAAATTCAAAAATAGCGAACAGAAATAA
- the abc-f gene encoding ribosomal protection-like ABC-F family protein has protein sequence MTILFASNIEKSFGDRTLFTLPSLEIQAQDRIGIVGVNGAGKSTLLQILSKEIEADRGIVTHHSSIAIIPQLSEELPETASSLAKGKWSISNVTDAMSGGERMRLKIAHALEQNAGILFADEPTSHLDMVGTEQLEKALSSYKGALVLISHDREFLDNICTKIIEIEDGIIQEYKGNYSNYRKQKERERIQKQAEYEQYIQEKNRLEQSILQRKQRASNMTKIPTRFSSSESRLYRLSGAHGQEQVSKAAKALETRLEKLEKKEKPKDLSQAQFDVQYHTPIHSKVAVQFNKATKKIGDRTLFKNMNGTIAPGAKLAVLGANGSGKTTLFNMLLTNERGMQLSKSCKIGYFEQTLSILKTDKTILENVLEETNYTEAFVRTILARLLFRREDVHKPVHILSGGERMKAALAKVFLGNYNMLLLDEPTNHLDLATQEELETMLQEYPGTILFISHDRAFIRSVADHILQVDESEPRIFHGNYEQYTKRTSGDSVNVTEQELLRLQTKLTEVIGRISIPNHHDDITSLEQEYAKLLTQIQKCKEAL, from the coding sequence ATGACTATTTTATTCGCAAGTAATATTGAAAAGAGCTTTGGTGATCGCACACTATTTACATTACCATCACTGGAAATTCAAGCACAGGATCGCATAGGAATTGTCGGAGTCAACGGAGCTGGTAAATCTACGTTATTACAAATATTAAGTAAAGAAATAGAAGCTGACAGAGGCATAGTAACTCATCATAGTTCTATCGCCATCATTCCTCAGCTTAGCGAAGAACTACCGGAAACCGCTTCTTCTCTCGCAAAAGGAAAATGGAGTATTTCAAACGTTACCGACGCAATGAGCGGCGGTGAACGAATGCGGCTAAAGATTGCTCATGCTCTCGAACAAAATGCAGGCATTTTATTCGCTGATGAACCAACAAGCCACTTAGATATGGTCGGTACAGAGCAATTAGAAAAGGCACTTTCATCTTATAAAGGGGCACTTGTTTTAATATCGCATGATCGTGAATTTCTAGATAATATATGTACCAAAATTATTGAAATTGAAGACGGTATTATTCAAGAGTACAAAGGGAATTATTCAAACTATCGAAAACAAAAAGAACGTGAACGAATACAAAAACAAGCAGAATATGAGCAATATATACAAGAAAAAAATCGTTTAGAACAATCCATTCTACAAAGAAAACAACGTGCTTCTAACATGACAAAAATCCCAACACGGTTCAGTTCATCTGAATCTAGACTTTATAGGTTAAGTGGGGCTCATGGCCAAGAACAAGTTAGCAAAGCAGCGAAAGCATTAGAGACACGTCTCGAAAAACTAGAAAAGAAGGAAAAACCAAAGGATCTTTCTCAAGCTCAATTTGACGTACAATACCATACACCCATTCATAGTAAGGTGGCAGTACAATTCAATAAAGCAACAAAGAAAATAGGCGACCGCACACTATTTAAAAATATGAATGGAACTATTGCCCCTGGTGCAAAGCTTGCCGTTTTAGGGGCAAATGGAAGCGGCAAAACCACTTTGTTCAACATGCTTCTCACAAACGAGCGTGGCATGCAGCTATCGAAAAGTTGTAAAATTGGATACTTCGAACAAACATTATCTATTTTAAAAACAGATAAAACAATTTTAGAAAATGTTCTAGAAGAAACAAACTATACGGAAGCATTCGTTCGCACAATACTTGCGCGGCTTCTATTCCGCCGTGAGGATGTTCATAAACCTGTGCACATTCTAAGCGGGGGTGAACGAATGAAGGCTGCACTCGCAAAAGTATTTTTAGGAAACTATAATATGCTTCTGCTCGATGAACCGACAAACCATTTAGACTTAGCAACGCAAGAAGAATTAGAAACCATGTTACAGGAGTATCCTGGCACTATACTTTTTATTAGCCATGACCGTGCCTTTATTCGCTCTGTTGCAGACCATATTCTCCAAGTAGATGAGAGTGAACCAAGAATCTTCCACGGTAATTACGAGCAATACACAAAAAGAACCAGCGGAGATTCTGTAAATGTTACTGAACAAGAATTGTTACGATTACAAACAAAATTAACAGAAGTCATCGGCCGGATTTCCATTCCAAATCATCACGATGACATCACATCTCTCGAACAAGAATATGCAAAATTATTAACTCAAATTCAAAAATGTAAAGAAGCACTCTAA
- a CDS encoding heavy metal-binding domain-containing protein: MIVTTTSTIQGKEIIEYIDIVNGEAIMGANIVRDLFASVRDVVGGRAGAYESKLKEARDIAMEEMKTFARQKNANAIVGIDVDYEVVREGMLMVAVSGTAVRI, from the coding sequence ATGATTGTAACAACAACGTCTACAATTCAAGGAAAAGAAATTATTGAGTATATCGATATCGTCAATGGAGAAGCGATTATGGGCGCGAATATTGTTCGTGACCTTTTCGCCTCTGTTCGTGACGTTGTCGGCGGTCGTGCGGGCGCTTATGAAAGTAAATTAAAAGAAGCACGCGACATCGCAATGGAAGAAATGAAAACTTTCGCAAGACAAAAAAATGCGAATGCAATTGTTGGTATAGACGTGGATTACGAAGTAGTTCGCGAAGGAATGCTAATGGTTGCGGTGAGCGGGACTGCTGTCCGTATATAA
- a CDS encoding ABC transporter ATP-binding protein, with the protein MLRKFFSYYKPYKGLFILDFSCAVVAGLLELGFPLIVNQFIDKLLPGQNWTLILWACFGLLAVYMLNAGLQYVVTYWGHMLGVNIETDMRQKLFDHIQKLSFRFFDNNKTGHLISRLTNDLMEIGEIAHHGPEDLFIAVMTLVGAFSFMMMINWKLALLTFFVIPFLLWLALYFNKKMTGTFRRLFSDVADFNACIENNVGGIRVVQAFGNEKFEKEQFAVNNARFRTTKLMAYKIMALNSSISYMLMRLVTLFVLICGTWFVLQGELTYGGFIGFVLLTNIFFRPIEKINAVIESYPKGIAGFKRYVELLETEPDIVDSKDAMEVKHVHGDIQYNNITFGYENKEPILNDISLKIHAGETVAFVGPSGAGKTTLCSLLPRFYEQSSGSIQIDGIDTKDMTLSSLRKQIGIVQQDVFLFSGTIRENIAYGNLKASEAEIWQAVKRAQLEDLIYSQPDGLDTVIGERGVKLSGGQKQRLAIARMFLKNPPILILDEATSALDTETELAIQKSLAELSVGRTTLVIAHRLATIKNADRIVVVNKDGIAEQGSHNELIEQGGGYSRLYEAQFSS; encoded by the coding sequence ATGCTGCGTAAATTTTTCTCGTACTATAAACCATATAAAGGTTTATTTATACTCGACTTTTCTTGTGCGGTTGTCGCAGGATTATTAGAACTTGGCTTCCCGCTTATCGTAAATCAATTTATTGATAAGTTATTGCCAGGGCAAAACTGGACGCTTATTTTATGGGCCTGTTTCGGTTTACTCGCAGTTTATATGTTAAATGCAGGCTTACAATATGTCGTTACATATTGGGGACATATGCTTGGTGTTAACATTGAAACAGATATGAGGCAGAAATTATTTGATCATATTCAAAAGCTATCATTTAGATTTTTTGACAATAATAAAACAGGTCATTTAATTTCACGCCTTACAAACGATTTAATGGAAATTGGGGAAATTGCTCACCATGGACCAGAAGATTTATTTATCGCCGTAATGACTTTAGTTGGGGCATTCTCATTTATGATGATGATCAACTGGAAGTTAGCGTTATTAACGTTCTTCGTCATTCCATTCCTATTATGGTTAGCACTTTACTTCAATAAAAAAATGACAGGTACATTTAGACGTTTATTCTCAGACGTTGCTGATTTTAATGCATGCATTGAGAACAATGTTGGGGGAATTCGTGTTGTACAAGCATTCGGAAATGAAAAGTTTGAGAAAGAGCAATTTGCTGTGAACAACGCTCGTTTCCGTACAACGAAATTAATGGCGTATAAAATTATGGCGTTAAATTCATCGATTAGTTATATGCTTATGCGTCTTGTAACGCTTTTCGTCTTAATATGCGGTACATGGTTTGTTTTGCAAGGAGAATTAACGTACGGCGGATTTATTGGATTCGTTCTATTAACGAATATTTTCTTCCGTCCAATTGAAAAAATTAACGCGGTAATCGAAAGCTATCCGAAAGGGATTGCTGGTTTTAAAAGATATGTAGAGCTTCTTGAAACAGAGCCTGACATTGTAGACTCTAAAGATGCAATGGAAGTTAAACATGTACATGGTGATATTCAATATAACAACATTACGTTCGGATATGAAAACAAAGAACCGATTTTAAATGACATTAGTTTGAAAATACATGCAGGTGAAACGGTGGCGTTCGTTGGACCATCAGGAGCTGGGAAAACGACGTTATGTAGCCTATTACCACGTTTTTATGAGCAATCATCTGGATCGATTCAAATTGATGGTATTGATACGAAAGATATGACGTTATCTTCACTTCGTAAGCAAATTGGAATTGTGCAGCAAGACGTGTTCTTATTCTCAGGAACAATTCGTGAAAATATTGCTTACGGAAATTTAAAAGCATCAGAAGCTGAAATTTGGCAGGCAGTAAAACGTGCGCAGTTAGAAGATTTAATTTACTCACAGCCGGACGGTTTAGATACTGTTATCGGTGAGCGCGGCGTGAAACTTTCAGGTGGACAGAAGCAGCGTCTAGCTATTGCTCGTATGTTCTTGAAAAACCCTCCAATTTTAATATTGGATGAAGCAACTTCTGCATTAGATACTGAGACAGAACTTGCAATTCAAAAATCGCTTGCGGAGCTATCTGTTGGTCGTACAACATTAGTTATCGCTCACAGACTTGCAACGATTAAAAATGCAGATCGCATCGTCGTTGTAAATAAAGATGGTATTGCAGAACAAGGTTCACATAATGAATTAATTGAGCAAGGCGGAGGATATAGTAGGTTATACGAAGCTCAGTTTAGTTCGTAA